The following nucleotide sequence is from Trifolium pratense cultivar HEN17-A07 linkage group LG2, ARS_RC_1.1, whole genome shotgun sequence.
taaattcaattttgtttccgCTGTTTTAAGATAGaattttgtttatgaaattATAGAAATTCTATCATTGAACAATCGGGAAACGTTTTCTAtttgtattttaaatataaaaaaaaaactagtgcCAAAATCTTTTGacaaaaatacttcaattttttttggtaaaacatCATAAACACAAAGGAGGTTATGACAAATGTTTCATAGAAAGacttaaaaaatagttttcgTTTTGAGAAATTTTACAAAGAGTATTATAAGTATATCTcacaaaagaaatttttttgactaaatctCACAAAAGAAATTGTTAAGTTAAAGAATTGCAAATTgcgaagaaaaaaaatacagcaCAAAATCACTCTACTCAAATACTAAAAATTCATTATGTGCAAAAAGCCAAGATTCAAGATGAATACTAAAAAGAAtggaaaatgaaattttaatttggtcATTTGATCTTTCTTATTGAAAATTGTTTTCCACTACAACATAAATACTTTGTAGCTTCCTACAAATTAGCGTCAGCCACGACACGGACGCTACTAGCGTCTCTTTTGAATCCACTTGATGGACTCTAATATTTTTCGTggtaaatctttattttaattcgATTATTAAATATAGCGGCCTTCCAAATCCCTTGGGCGTGCGAGCTTGACTTTGTCTGGGAAAGAAGGAAATGCAGTATCTTCCTCCAGCAACAACAAAATGATGCAGCAGTCAGATGCAATCGAAACTTGCGTTCGCAATCCAGTGGGTCGCTTCAGACGTTCAAAGCAAATAGAAAATTCAATTTCATCAGCTggttttattttgtgttgtaGTTCTCTCAAATAAGCCGAAATTCGAAATTGTAATCGGAGAATTCGGGGTGAACACGACAAGGAGGTTGCATCAAAAGTGTGGAAAGGGGTGACCGAATAAGAGTGGAAGGAGTTGAGGATGAGGAGAGATATGTAGAGAGGATATTAATCAATGAAAAAAGTGAAGAAGATGCCAGGAGGTTGAGGGAGCAACAAAAACAAGTTAATCCATGAAGATTTTATCTCTTAATATGAGCGGGTGGGGGAACACAGCAAAACGTAGGAGATTGAGTTCTCTTATTCAATCAGGTGTGTTTGAAATGTGTTTATTGCAAGAAACGAAAAGAAGtgattttgatgattttatgattCAAAACCTTTGGGGTAATTATAATGTTGACTGGTTAACTAAAGAATCTACAGGTTTGTCGGGAGGTTTATTCTCTATTTGGCAGCGGAATGTATTTAAATTTCGTTATAGCTTCACAGGAACATGGTTTTTAGGAGTTTAAGTGGAATGGAAGGAAATCCTGCTGTATATAGTTAATATTTATTCCCCATGTAGTATGTCAGGCAAAAGAAATCTTTGGAGTGAGTTGTTAGATTTTAAACTGAACAATGAGAAAGGTGAATGGGTGTTAGGAGGCGATTTCAACGCAATTTTGAAAGTGGATGAAAGAAAAGGATGTAACGGAGGAGGTTTACGGAATGAGAGGGAAGAGTTTGGTTTATTTGTTGATCTTGTGGAACTGTCTGATATCCCAGTTGTAGGAAAGAATTTCTCTTGGTTTAGTGCAGATAGCAAGTCAATGAGTCGAATTGATCATTTCTTATTATCAGAAGGCTTCATTGATAAAGGTGGTATATCTGGACAATGGATTGGAAATCACGACATATCTGATCATTGCCCAATTTGGCTTCTTTGTTCTAATCTTGATTGGGGACCGAAACCTTTCAAATTCAACAATTGTTGGACTAGACACCTGGAATTCAATTCTTTCGTGACAAATTTGTGGCGCAACTTGAACATCAATGGTAAAAAAGCTTTTGTCATCAAAGAGAAGTTGAAATTATTGAAAGAGGGTTTGAAAGTGTAGAATAGGAAGGTTTTTGGTTTACTAGATTTAAACATTGAGAAAACATTGAAGGAATTGAATGATATGGAAGGAATGCTTGCTAGTGGGGGGCTGGATCCAAATTCAATTAGTACTAAGTTGATCAATCAAAAGTTTTGGGATCAGCTCAATTACAAGGAAAGTTtgattaaacaaaaatcaaggGTGAAGTGGATTCAAGAAGGAGATTCAAATTCTCGGTTTTTTCATGCTAGCATCAAAGGTAGAAGGAGAAGAAATCGGTTAGCAGTTCTGAAAAAGGGAGACGATTGGTTACAAGGGGTGGATGAGATCAAATCAGCAGTGAAGGATCATTTCTCAACTTTTTTCTCAGAGGAATGGAGTAATAGGCATTTCCTAAATGGTCTTAATTTCAACTCTTTATGTGAAGCAGACAATGTTTCTTTGTTGGAACCTTTCTCGGAAGAAGAATTTAAGGATATCATTTGGAGTTGGGATGGGAATAAAAGTCCGGGACCCGAtggtttcaattttaattttttaaagtcGTGCTGGTCAACGGTGAAATCAgatattatgaaatttttgggaGAATTCTATGTCAATGCTACTTTGCCAAAAGCAATAACATCATCCTTTCTAACTCTTATCCCAAAGAGTGGCCATCCCCAATCTTTATCTGAGTATAGACCTATATGCCTTATGGGCTGCCTCTACAAAATTCTGTCAAAGTTGATGGCATCAAGATTGAAAAGGGTGTTGGGAAAATTAATTTCCCCTTGTCGGTCAGCCTTTTTACTCGGTAGATAGATTTTAGATGGTGTTGTTGTGCTAAATGAGATTATTGATTTA
It contains:
- the LOC123904409 gene encoding uncharacterized protein LOC123904409, coding for MKILSLNMSGWGNTAKRRRLSSLIQSGVFEMCLLQETKRSDFDDFMIQNLWGNYNVDWLTKESTGKRNLWSELLDFKLNNEKGEWVLGGDFNAILKVDERKGCNGGGLRNEREEFGLFVDLVELSDIPVVGKNFSWFSADSKSMSRIDHFLLSEGFIDKGGISGQWIGNHDISDHCPIWLLCSNLDWGPKPFKFNNCWTRHLEFNSFVTNLWRNLNINGKKAFVIKEKLKLLKEGLKV